In the Isachenkonia alkalipeptolytica genome, one interval contains:
- a CDS encoding VOC family protein codes for MKEKDQGLIVFLGTKDLDATHGFYHEVLGFSLYKDQGLCRIYDVEGGGKLGFCEHIETAMNEKSPIITLVVEDVDAYYERLINKSVEVAHPPRENPKFKIYHFFLEDPNGYTLEIQKFL; via the coding sequence ATGAAAGAAAAGGATCAAGGATTAATCGTATTTTTAGGGACAAAGGATTTAGATGCTACCCATGGTTTTTATCATGAAGTGCTTGGTTTTTCACTTTATAAAGATCAGGGATTATGCCGCATCTATGATGTGGAGGGCGGTGGCAAGCTAGGTTTTTGTGAACACATCGAAACCGCTATGAATGAAAAAAGTCCGATTATCACTTTAGTGGTGGAAGATGTGGACGCTTATTATGAAAGGTTAATCAACAAATCTGTTGAAGTTGCTCATCCCCCAAGGGAAAATCCCAAGTTTAAGATTTATCACTTTTTCCTGGAAGACCCCAATGGTTACACTCTGGAAATCCAAAAGTTTCTATAG
- a CDS encoding amidohydrolase family protein: MKIDCIVKAPHIYTMKGEGVGYVYDEAIAIDRGKIIEINKQEEIEKLYSAEEVIDLQHHAVFPGFIDGHMHTALAILRGLAQDTQNWMMFGLQPFVQHTRKEDYLLGSKLGIMEGIKNGTTTIGDYGDPMEDVCDFVDRIGVRGNLTQTIREAKNKVYQPGELYEYDRERGEQSLKRNIALYDRWHRKKDGRIRVLFGPQGPDFVSEELLLQVQKEAKTRETKVHLHTQQGSRETEQMIKRYGKRTIPWLQEREYLDETLLAVHLTDATEEEAKIVAKSGASMVLCPGSIGIIDGIVPPSLVFQGAGGSVALGSDQAPGNNCHNIINEMKLVTLFNKIKYENPEVMPAWKALRMATIEGAKAVGVDDIVGSLESGKRGDLIAIDLGKTSMQPLFTHPMRNIVPNLVYSAGGEEVALSMVEGEVIYREGEFTKIKEKDELKNLEKQVQRIGKDAEEDFKAFSHIHRKFMEEGKL, translated from the coding sequence ATGAAAATCGATTGTATTGTAAAAGCTCCCCACATCTATACGATGAAAGGAGAAGGTGTCGGATACGTATATGACGAAGCCATTGCCATTGACCGTGGAAAGATTATTGAAATTAACAAGCAGGAAGAAATTGAGAAGCTCTACTCAGCTGAGGAAGTTATCGATCTACAACACCATGCGGTATTTCCCGGCTTTATCGATGGTCATATGCATACGGCTCTGGCTATACTACGAGGGCTTGCACAAGATACTCAAAACTGGATGATGTTCGGGCTGCAACCCTTTGTTCAACATACCCGAAAGGAGGATTATCTTCTAGGCAGCAAACTGGGAATTATGGAAGGGATAAAAAACGGAACCACAACCATTGGAGATTACGGAGATCCCATGGAAGATGTATGCGATTTTGTTGATAGAATAGGAGTTCGGGGAAACCTCACCCAGACCATAAGAGAAGCAAAAAACAAAGTCTATCAACCGGGAGAGCTTTATGAGTATGATCGGGAACGGGGAGAGCAAAGCTTAAAGCGTAACATTGCCCTGTACGATCGTTGGCACCGGAAAAAGGACGGTCGAATTCGAGTTCTATTTGGCCCCCAGGGACCGGATTTTGTCAGTGAAGAACTGCTTCTTCAAGTACAAAAGGAAGCAAAAACACGTGAAACGAAGGTTCATCTACATACCCAACAGGGAAGCCGGGAAACGGAACAGATGATCAAGCGATATGGAAAACGAACCATCCCCTGGTTACAGGAGCGAGAGTATTTAGATGAAACTCTGCTGGCGGTACATTTAACCGATGCCACCGAAGAGGAGGCAAAAATAGTTGCAAAATCCGGCGCTTCTATGGTGCTTTGCCCCGGGTCCATAGGAATTATTGACGGTATTGTTCCTCCATCCCTGGTCTTCCAAGGAGCCGGAGGCAGTGTTGCCCTGGGTTCGGATCAGGCACCTGGAAACAACTGTCACAACATCATCAATGAAATGAAACTGGTCACGTTGTTTAATAAAATAAAATACGAAAACCCGGAAGTAATGCCCGCATGGAAAGCTCTCAGAATGGCCACCATTGAAGGGGCTAAAGCCGTCGGGGTGGATGATATTGTAGGATCCCTGGAAAGCGGGAAGCGAGGAGACTTAATTGCCATTGACCTTGGAAAAACCTCGATGCAGCCACTTTTCACTCATCCCATGAGAAACATCGTACCAAACCTGGTCTACAGCGCAGGAGGAGAGGAAGTAGCCCTGTCCATGGTTGAAGGGGAAGTCATCTACCGGGAGGGGGAATTCACCAAGATTAAGGAAAAAGATGAACTGAAAAATCTTGAAAAGCAAGTTCAGCGCATTGGAAAAGATGCAGAAGAAGACTTTAAAGCTTTCAGTCATATACATCGAAAATTTATGGAGGAGGGGAAATTGTAA
- a CDS encoding MoaD/ThiS family protein, whose translation MEVRVKYFGFEPVEEAFCVTLPEGATVKDLLDQLKKERTAEEKTTLDNSTIMVNEIKSHRKTLLSDQDKVLILIPLGGG comes from the coding sequence ATGGAAGTAAGAGTAAAATATTTCGGATTTGAGCCTGTGGAGGAGGCTTTTTGTGTAACCCTTCCCGAAGGAGCAACCGTGAAGGATTTACTCGACCAACTGAAGAAAGAACGGACAGCCGAAGAAAAAACAACATTGGATAATTCCACAATAATGGTCAACGAGATAAAAAGTCACCGGAAAACTCTCCTTTCAGATCAAGACAAGGTGCTGATTCTCATCCCCTTAGGTGGTGGATAA